CACTGTCCACGTTCTGAATTCACTGTTGACACCCGTGCCTGTGGGCGTCACCGGCGAGCTCTATCTGGGCGGAGTACAGCTGGCCCGCGGTTACGCCGCGCGGCCGGACCTGACGGCCGCCCGCTTCGTCGCCGCAGACTCGGGACGCCGGCTGTACCGCACCGGCGACCTCGTTCGGTGGTCCGAGGACGGATCTCTGCAATATCTGGGCCGCAACGACTTCCAAGTCAAGATCCGTGGCCAGCGTCTCGAGCTCGGCGAGGTCGAATCGGCCCTGCTCGCGGTCGACGGTGTGCACTCGGCCGTTGCCGTCGTGCACTCGGACCGCCTCGTCGCCTACATCGTGGGCACCGCGGACACCGACGCCGTGGCGGCGCACGCCGAGCGCACCCTCCCCGACTACATGGTGCCGTCGAACATCGTTGTGCTCGATGCAATGCCACTCGGTATCACCGGAAAGCTCGACCGCACTGCACTTCCGGACCCACTGGTCTCGCCCGAGAGTGTCGTGGCACCGTCGGGAGTGTCCGAAGAGGCAGTGGCACAGATCTTTTCCGACGTGCTCGACACCGAACGCGTGAGTGTCACCCGGTCGTGGTTCGCCCTCGGTGGCGATTCGCTCACCGCCACCCAGGTGATCGCGCGGATCAATGCGGAACTCGACTCCGACCTCGGCGTCCGAGACCTGTTCGAGGCCCCGACCGTCCGTCTGCTTACGACCCGTCTGGGCCGTGGCGTCGGCAGCCACGGCATCGTCGTCGGACCTCGACCGGACCGGATTCCGTTGTCGCCGGCCCAGCACCGGATGTGGCTACTCAACCGATTCGATCCGTCGTCCGGGGCGTACAACATCGCGGCCGCCTTCCGCGTCGTCGGCGCCCTCGACGTCGACGCACTGCGCACCGGTCTGATCGACGTCGTCGGACATCACGAAATTCTGCGTACCGTCTACCCCGACGGCCCGGACGGACCCCAACAGGTCGTCACCTCGCAGTACCCGGACGTCACCGTCGCCCGGACCACCGAGCCGCTGTTCGACGGAGCCCTGTACGCAGTTGCAGCGCAAGGATTCGACGTGACCGTTGCTCCGCCGCTGCGTGTGGCGGTACTCGAAGTGTCGCCCGCGGACCACGTACTCGTGGTGGTAGCGCACCACATCGCCGCCGACGGGTGGTCGATGAACCCACTGGCTCGCGATGTCATGATCGCCTACGGATCCCGTGCCGCCGGCCACGCCCCGCAATGGACGCCGCTGCCGGTGCAGTACGCCGATTACGCGCTGTGGACCCTGGGCCGTCTCGGTGCCGAGGACGATCCCGATTCGATTGCGTCCCAACAGATCCGATACTGGACTGCCGCACTGGAGGGTGTGCCCGAGCGACTCGCGTTGCCGACCGATCGGCCCCACCCCCCGGTGGCGTCCCATCGCGGGGGCCGACTGTCGATCGATCTGGAACCGGGCACCGTCGCAGCAATGACCTCGATGGCCGAACGCACCGGAACGACACGGTTCATGATCGCGCACGCGGCACTCGCCGTGGCACTCTCCCGCATTTCGGGTGCCCGCGATATCACCATCGGCAATCCGGTGGCCGGCCGCGGGCAACGCGAACTGGACGACCTCGTCGGAATGTTCGTCGGAACTCTGGTGTTGCGCTCGCAGATCGAGCCGTCCGACACGTTCACCGACGTCCTGGGCGCGGTGCGCGAGCGTGATCTCGACGCCTACGCCAACGCCGACATCCCCTTCGAGCGACTGGTCGAGATCCTCCAACCCCCACGTTCGACGGCGTATCACCCGCTGTTCCAGGTGATGCTGTCGATCGAGGATGCGTCGCCACCGGCGGTGGAGCTGCCGAACCTGTCGGTTCGCCCCCTCGATACCGCGTACGTGGCGGCCAAGTTCGACCTGCACGTCACCGTCTCGTTTTCATCGGACGCAGCCTCCTGGTCGTCACCTGCGACCGCATCGATCGAGTTCGTCTATGCCACGGATGTATTCGATGCCGACACCGTGGCCAGGATAGCCGAGCGGTATCGCACGATCCTCACGACGGCGCTCGCGGATCCCGATCTCCCGGTCGGAGACATTCCGGTTCTCTTCGCCGACGAGCCACCGCGGCTGCAGGGCGCACCCGCGCTGGCTCACCGCACCCTGCCGGATCTGCTGGCGGGGGCCGTCATGAGTGCAGGCGGCAGCGCTCTCGCCCTCGAGGCCGGGGGAGTCCGGTGGACCTACTCCGAGCTCGACGACGCGGCGACCGTGCTGTCGCGCAGGCTGATTCGACGCGGCGTCGGACCGGAGCAGTACGTGGCAGTCGCACTGCGTCGCGGCCTGTCCTCGATACTCGCAACCTGGGCCGTGGCCAAGACCGGCGCCGCGTTCGTTCCGATCGACCCCACCTATCCAGCGGAGCGCCTCGCGTACATGCTCGCAGATTCCGCTGTGGTACTGGGGATCACGGACGATCGGCATCTCGGATCTCTGCCGAACGGACCCACCTGGATGTCCATCGACGATGTGGCCGACGTCGACTCGGACTGCACGCCAGTGGGCGACCTGGACCGAACCGAGATGCTCCGATCGGATCATCCCGCCTACATGATCTACACCTCGGGCACCACCGGGCAACCGAAGGGGGTCGTCGTCTCGCACCGCGGACTGGTGAATCTGGTGGCCGACCTCGTCGATCGCTTCGAACTCGACAACTCCTCACGCACTCTGCATTTCGCATCACCGAGTTTCGATGCCTCGGTGCTGGAACTGTTGTTGGCCGTCGGTGCCGGATCGACGATGGTGATCGCCGACGCCGACGTATTCGGTGGGGTCGAACTCGCTGCAGCGTTGCAACGCGTCACTCACGCCTTCGTGACCCCTGCTGCATTGGCCACCGTTGACCCCTCCGATGTTTCGGAGACAACCACGATCGTCGTCGGCGGCGAGGCCTGCCCACCAGCTCTCGCGGACGCGTGGTCCGCACGCCTGCGGATGTTCAACGGGTACGGACCCACCGAAACCACCATCTTCGCCACGATCGACGGACCGCTCGAGCCAGGGGCTCCAGTGTCGATCGGGAGCACGGTTCGAGGCGTCGAATCGGTGATTCTCGACGACCGCATGCATCCGGTGCCCACCGGAACCATCGGGGAGCTCTACCTCGCCGGAGACGGCCTGGCACGCGGCTACCACCGCCGATTCGGGCTCACAGCAACACGTTTCGTCGCCGACCACCGCGGCCGGAGGCTGTATCGCACCGGCGACCTGATTCGGCAGGACAAGGGTCGTTACGTGTACATCGGACGGCGCGACGCTCAGGTGAAGGTCCGCGGATTCCGGATCGAACTCGGCGAGATAGACGCGGTACTGGCCACCTACGACGGCGTCGCGCAATCGGTGAGTGCCGTGATCGGTTCGCAGGTGGTCGGATACGTCGTCCCCGCGGTCGGTCGGGTGCTGGACCCCGAGCTGATTCGACAACACTCGCGCCGCTTCCTGCCCACTCACATGGTGCCGCAGGTGATCATGATTCTGGAGGCTCTGCCGCGGACCGGCCCGGGAAAGATCGACCGGGCGGCACTGCCGGCACCGACTGTCTCGACACGGGTGTTCGTCGAGCCCGCGACTGCCACCGAGCGCATCGTCGCCGACGCCTTCGCCGTGGTCCTCGATGGGCCATCCGTCGGTGCCGGGGACGACTTCTTCGCCCTCGGCGGTACGTCGCTCTCGGCCACCCGGGTGATCGCGCACATCAACGACGCCGCAGGAACCGCGCTGCCGGTCCGCGCGCTGTTCGAGTCGACGACGGTGCGGTCGTTGGCCGTGGCGGTCGACTCCGCCGAGCGCTCAGCGTTGCCGCGTCTGGTCGCCGGTCCGCGGCCGTCGGTCGTCCCACTGTCGTTCGCGCAGATGCGAATGTGGTTGCTCAATCGGTTCGATCCGACGTCGGCGGCGTACAACATCGCCTTTGCAGTGCAGTTGAACGGCACCGTCGACCACGAGGCGTTGCAACTCGCCGTCGACGATGTGCTGGCCCGACACGAGTCGTTGCGAACCTACTTCCCGGTGGTCGACGGGGATCCCGCACAGGTGATCGCCCGGAACGTGGCACTCGACCTGTGCCCGGTGGACGTCGACGACAGCGAGATGCTGGCCCGAGTGGCTGCGGTGATCGGCCGCGGATTCGACGTCACCGACGGTGTGCCGTTGCGCGGTGTGTTGCTCCGGACCGCACCGAGCGCGCACGTACTCGTCCTCGTCGTGCACCACATCAGCGCCGACGGTCTGTCGATGACTCCCTTGGCACGCGATGTCGCACTGGCCTACGGGGCGCGGTCCCACGGCACTCCACCGCAGTGGACTCCGCTTCCGGTGCAGTATGCCGACTTTGCGGTGTGGCAGCGACAGGCATTGGGCAGCGCCGAGGACCCTACTTCGGTGCTGGCACAACAGATTCGGTACTGGACGCAGACATTGGCCGACCTGCCCGCCGTGCTCGAACTTCCGACCGACCGACCCCGGCCGGCGGTGGCATCCAAACGTGGACGCGCCGTGCGATTCTCGTTCCCCGAGCAGACCACTGCGGGCGTGCGCTCACTCGCCAGGTCCACCGGATCCTCGGTGTTCATGGTGCTGCACGCGGCGTACGGTGCGCTGTTGGCCCGGCTGACCGGAAGCAACGACATCCCCGTCGGCACCCCGGTGTCGGGCCGCGGATCGGGGGCACTGGACGACGTCGTCGGCATGTTCGTCAACACCCTCGTGTTGCGTCTCGACGTCGACCCGAGTCGATCGTTCACCGAACTCGTTGCGCAGACCCGCACCGTCGATCTGGCCGCGATGGAACACTCCGACGTTCCGTTCGAGCGAGTGGTCGAGGCGGTGGCACCGGCTCGCTCGACCGCGCATTCCCCGCTGTTCCAGGCCTTGATCGCTCTGGAGACCGAGCGGCCGAAAGACATGCAGCTGCCCGGTCTCGAGATCACGACGTTCCCGTACGAATCGGAGGTCACTCGCTTCGATCTGGCATTGACCGTCACCGATTCCGACCGGCTGGGCGGATCGCTGCGCTACGCAACCGATCTGTTCGACGAGGCCACTGTTGGGCGATTCGCGGACGAGTTCACCGCTCTGCTCGACGCGGCACTGGCCGATCCGTCGGCACCGATCGGAGATCTCGCCCCGTGCCAAGACGCCGTGCTCATCGGCCCGGTCGACGTCCCGGCCCGCACCCTCGGTCAGCTGATCGACGATGCCGTGGCTGCTCGACCCGATGCAGTTGCCCTGCGCTGGAACGGGATCGACTACACATACCGCGAGGCGGACGCGTACGCGAATCGGTTGGCTCGCGTTCTGCTGGGGTACGGGGTCGGTCCCGAGACCGTGGTGGCCGTCGCCCTCCCGCGATCGGCGGAATCGGTTCTGTGCACCTGGGCCGTCACGCGAACCGGCGCGGCGTACCTACCGGTCGATCCCGCCTATCCTGCTGAGCGCATCGCGCACATGGTCGCCGATTCCGGCGCCGTGCTCGGATTGACGTCGTCGACGGCCCGACGCGGCCTGCCGTCGGAGGTGCCGTGGGTGGAACTCGACGATCCCGCGACGATCGCCGAGCTCGACCTGGCACCCGCGTCGGCCATCGGAGCAGCCGAACTGTTCGGCCCGGTGTCAGCCTCCACCGCCGCGTACGTCATCTACACCTCCGGCTCCACCGGCCGACCGAAGGGCGTCGTGGTGAGCCACCGGGGACTGGCGAATCTGGCCGCGTCCCGCAGGGAGCTGCATCGCATCGAACCGTCGTCTCGGTTCCTGCACAACACTTCTCCGAGCTTCGACATGGCCGTCGGCGAGATGATCTCGGCACTGTCTGCCGCCGCGACGCTCGTCGTCTCCCCGCCCGCAATTCTGGGTGGCGCGGAGCTGGCCACATTCATCCGCGACGAGCAGATCACCCATGCGTTGATGACGCCCTCGGCGCTGTCGACCCTCGATCCGGAGGGACTCGGGTGCCTCGAAGTGCTGTGCGTCGGTGGTGAGGCGTGCAGCGCCGAACTGGTGGCCAAGTGGAGCCCAGGGCGGCTGCTGCTCAACGGGTACGGGCCCACCGAGGCCACCGACATCTCGACGCTCGGTGAGGTTCGCCCCGGCGAGCCGATCACGCTGGGCCGACCGCTGCACGGGCTACGCGCGATGGTGCTCGACGCGCGTTTGCGTCCCGTGCCGGCCGGAGTGCGCGGAGAACTGTACGTCGCCGGGCCCGCTGTGGCGCGCGGCTACCATCGCCGATCCAGGTTGACCGCAACACGATTCGTTGCCGACCCACTCGACCCGGGAACGCGGATGTACCGCACCGGCGACGTGGTGCGGCGCACCGCCGACGGTCGACTGCTCTACAGCGGCCGCGCCGATCAGCAGGTGAAGGTTCGCGGCTTCCGCATCGAACCGGGAGAGATCGACGCGGCGCTGACCACGCACACCGACGTCGATGTCGCGGTGACGCTCGCAGTGCCGGGCCCCGCGGGGGAGCAGACATTGGTCTCGTACGTCACCGGCACCGCGGCACCCGAGGCCGTGCGCGAGCATGCGCGACGACTGCTGCCCGCGCACATGGTGCCATCTGCCGTGACGGTCATCGACCAGATTCCTCGCACCGGAACCGGGAAGCTCGATGTCGCCGCGCTCCCGGCACCGGTGTTCGGTACCACCGGCTACCGGCCCGCCCGGACGGCGGCCGAGATCGCGGTGGTCGAGGCCTTCGAGTCCGTGTTGGAGACACGACGAATAGGACTGGACGACAACTTCTTCGACCTCGGGGGCAGCTCACTGTCCGCGATGCGCGTCATCGGCGAGCTTCGAACGCGCTCCTACGACATCGGCATGCAGTCGCTATTGATGGATGCATCGGTGACGGCAGTCGCCGAGCGGATCTCGTCCGATTCGGTCGACGCCGAGGAGCTGGCCGTACTGCTACCGCTTCGGGAGTCCGGCGAGGGTGCTCCGATGTTCGGTGTCCATCCGATCCTCGGATTGTCCTGGTGCTACGCCGGATTGGGAAGCTACATCGACAATCCGCTGTACGGTCTGCAAACTCCGACACCGAAGGAACTACCGACCACGCTGGCGCAGTTGGCTTCTCGCTACCTCGACGAGGTCATCCGCGTTGCACCCGATGGCCCGGTGCACCTACTCGGGTGGTCGCTGGGCGGCGTCATCGCGCACGAGATGGCGGCGCAGCTCGCCGCGTCCGGCCGAACCGTGGCCTCGCTGACGCTGCTCGATGCCCACCACGGAGATCGGGGCGAGTGGGCCGAGACGATTCCGGTGGCGGACCTGATGTCGGGGCTCGGGCTCGATCTCGCGGTGCCCGACGGTCAGGTCGTCTCTCTCGACACTGCAGGCGAACTGCTCGACTCCGTCGACACCGGTGGCATCCTCGGCCGCGCCGACATCGAGCGACTCATCGGCGCAGCGAAGCACAATCACTCACTGCTGCAACGACATCGACCGAGCGTCTATCCGGGTGATGTCCTGTACGTCGCGGCCGGACTGGACGACGGTGACGGCGTCGGACAGTGGTATCCGCATGTCGCGGGCTCCACCACGGTCGTTTCCGCACAGGCCACGCACTGGCAGATGTGCGCACCCGCCACGCTCGCTGCCATCGGTCCGCGGATCGCCCACGAACTTCGCTCCACCGAGAAGAAAGAAATGACGAATCGATGAAAGCTCCATTCCCGACGGCCACCGTCCGCCGCCTCGCGGTGATGACACTGGCAGTCGGATTGCTGTTCGGCCTGCCCGCGGTAGCAACGGCAGATCCGGTGACACCTGCGGCCGAGCAGGACCGAGGGCCGGTGGGAACCGTCCGAGGAATCGACAAGATCGACGACGTCCGTTGGGATGTGCTCGTCTACTCGCCGTCGATGAACGCCGACATCAAGATTCAGGTGATCCGGCCCGCCGACTCGTCGGTGCCGCGGCCGACGCTGTACATGCTCAACGGCGCCGGCGCAGGTGTCGACGGTGCCAACTGGTTGGCCAAGACCGACATCGTGGACTTCTTCGCGGACAAGAACGTCAACGTCGCCATGCCCGTCGGTGGGTACCTGAGCTATTACACCGATTGGGAGCGCGACGACCCGAAGCTCGGTCGCAACAAGTGGCAGACGTTTCTCACCCACGAGCTACCGCCGGTGCTCGACGAGGCGTTGGGGGCCAACGGCGTCAATTCCATCGGTGGGCTCTCGATGTCGGCGGGATCGGTGCTCGATCTCGCGATCCAGGCTCCCGGACTGTACCGAGGCGTGGCGTCGTACAGCGGATGCGCGCAGACCAGTGATCCGGTGACTCGCAGCTTCATTCGTGCGTTGGTACAGCTGCGCGGTGGCGGCAACACCGACAACATGTGGGGACCCGACGGTGATCCGCGTTGGGTGGAACACGACCCACTCGTCAACGCCGAGAAACTCCGCGGACTCGATCTGTTCGTCTCCAATGCCAGCGGGCTGCCCGGGCCCTACGAGGTGCCCGGCAACGTCCGCCCGGCCGGTTCGCCGCCGCTGGCCGACCAGGTGGTGCTCGGTGGTCTCATCGAGGCCGGAGCCAACGCCTGTGCTCACAATCTGGTGAACCGACTCGGCGAACTGGGCATCCCCGTCACCACGAATTTCCCTGCGGCCGGGACTCATTCGTGGCAGTACTGGCAGGACGCACTGAGGGCATCGTGGCCGACACTGGAGCGGTCGCTGAGCTAGCGATCACCGCACGTGAGCGAGAACCCAGGTCATTGCTCGAGTGACCGCACTGCGTGCTTCGTCGGTGTGATCGAGCATGTCGAATCCGTGTCGTCCGTCTGGTACGTCGATGATCTCGAGGTTCGCACCGTGGGCTGCCTCGACAAAAGCGTGTACCCCCGCGGCGAATTCAGGACGATCGCGACCCACGCGCGTGAGCAGAATCGGCAGTTCGCCCGAATCCGATACGGCAAGAGTGGGATCGAATCGCGGCTCGACGCCCCATTCAGGGAGCGTTTGTAGCACCGGGTATGTCAACGCGAGGCAGGTCAGCCACGCCGGAGAGTCTCTCAGCCAGTCGGCAGCGAGCAACCCGCTCCCGGAAAAGAACCACAGCGCAACTCGATTCGGATCCACTCCGGGGAGTTGTCGAACCTCGTCGAGTCCGATGGCGATCTCATCGGCAGCTGCAGCACACTCGGCCAACGAAGCCATGTGATGTTCGAGTACGACACCGACGACCCCTGCTGCTGCGGCGATGGATCCGTACCCGACGAAGACCGGTTGATCTCGCGGTCGCCATTCGACGCCCGGCGGACGCGGACCGCCGTGAACGAAGACGACTGCGGGCCGAAGTGCATCGTCACCGGGTGCGTTGTTCGGTGCCCGATAGACGTCGAACGAATCGTGGCATTGACGTAGTGCGTCGGGCGTCGTGAGTACGAACGGCTGCGGTTCCATTCACTTACCTCCGTCGATGGTGCGCTGGAAATGGTCGATCGCCCAGCGGGCCCAGTCGGCCAGAGCGTCGTCTGCGCGGATTCCGTACTCCGCGGCGATATGCCCGAACGCCGAGGGCCCTTCGGGGACGAGATCGCGGTTCGGTTCCCGTACACGGCGGAGCTCGGCCGCCTCCGACTCCGCATGCTCGAGAATCCGCGTCAGCACGTCGATCGCATCCTCGGGCTCGAGTGCCGACAGCAGGAACAGCCGAAGGATATTTTCGTTCCGCACAACAGCCGGGCGAATCGGGGTCTCGACCAGCCACCGCCTGAGTTCGTCTCGTCCGGCCTCGGTGATGGAGTACGTCCGCCTGCCCCGCGCTCCACGTTCGATCACCTCGATGTGACCGGCAGCGTCGAGGCGGTTCAGCTCCGGATAGATGCTGGTGTGCCCGGCTGTCCAGGCATGTTTGCCTATTCCTTCTGCGCTCAGGGCTTCGGTGAGGTCGTATCCGCTACGCGACTCGATGGCGAGAAGGCCGAGCAGTGCGTGCGGGAGCGACATACCGGGAGCTTAGATTCCAATTTCGACATGTCAAGAGTGGCACGTCGCC
The nucleotide sequence above comes from Rhodococcoides fascians A25f. Encoded proteins:
- a CDS encoding non-ribosomal peptide synthetase, encoding MSTVPITIANYLDIRGAVDLDLMRYACRRTAREFGVGSLRLLEKDGEPHQYIDVEQGDDSETVDFRQESDPENAAREWMRTSYGTAVDLTNGRLIKGAMLRISDDRTFWYSHVHHIVLDGYGAVQFMRRVASIYTDVSEGRDPAPSRAGSLGEVYAAEAQYRQSPRFAKDRRYWQSKTTDLPPPPSITGALAPPAARAYVRGGYLPETIERVLDNASNRLDSAFAPLAIAAVATFLARMTGTDDVVLSLPVAGRTTALLRRSGGMVSNVLPVRVRIGPQCTLSALVEDVQLELTGALRHQRYRAEDIRRDAGAGSETRGFFGPAINIMAYETEVTFGPLTGEFNVLSTGPVEDLSINIYPASDGTRSRLEFEGNPNIYGAEQFSDLHRRFLTLFERFLTADSDTRILELDVLDAAERSTLVPLVGPDAVVPALFPDLLRRGVDAAAGNIAVEFGAEKLTYRELDERANAIARALIARGAGPGTGVAVALPRGIASIVALWAVAASGATFVPIDPGYPPERITHMLVDSAVAIGISEHALSQQLPQRVGWLDLEDEDFRAECAGRSTAPITDAHRRATLLEDHAAYMIYTSGSTGTPKGVLVTHAGLATFASDARPELRVNTSSRLLRFSSSSFDASLFEMTQAFSAGATMIVAPPTVIGGAELTHFLRDHRVTHIICAPALLTTVDATELDDLDAVVVGGDVMPPDLVDRFGTKALLFNSYGPTETTIVVTMTQPQTDPRAITIGRPVQGSHAVVLDRRLQPVPPGSAGELYLGGPGIARGYHHRTGLSAARFVADPFGHGRRLYRTGDIVRWTGPLDSAGLEFVGRSDFQVQIHGQRVELGEIDAVLSQFEAVDFAVSVVHRRGEASILVSYVKPADALDHTALRAFASRSLPTHMVPGVFVELDAIPLTPTGKVDRSALPQPTFDSDATAYRAPSTPVERILADAMAVVLQRDSVGVDESFFALGGDSIIAIQLVARVKSLGVVITARDVFERRTVAGLAEVASDVAHQVTLDELPGGGVGDMPLTPIMNQTVRSLTRPDGMDAFHQTVVLTAPADLELDGLRRTVAAILDHHDALRSILTDDGLTIRPTGSVDLDTVVTRVSTTSRPGSREFTSVLVESARVFAARLRPRAGVVLQVVWVAPDTGHPEIIDTHGIGRIIVIAHHLVIDGVSWRILVPDLAAAWHQVQSKAAVQLQPVATSMRRWAHGLNDVALQVQSELASWTALLDGPHDLIGRRPLDPSIDVGATRDQVSVELTAGVTEALIGPLTRAYRGTVDDVLLTALALAVWSERPSSFLVSVESHGRDEDLVPGADLSRTVGWFTSSHPVRLCLDGIDTERVLAGDVSASDSVKRIKEQIRAIPGAGSGFGLLRHLNDDTSAVLAESHSPQIGFNYLGRIATDIPDALRGRGWIPDASMDIGSGSGDRLPVTVALDINAVVLNDRLQATFAFPRGVLDRAEVDRLADRWTAALARLAEHASAPDAGGLTPSDVSLVNVDQNQIDRWEGAHGALDDIWPLAPLQHGLMFHSELTRGHVDVYTAQLVFELAGEIDGARLQRAARRLLARHDSLRTAFVRDNRGTAAALVLTDPELPWRTIDAETTEVPTIAHAERTTRFDLDAPPLLRFVLVNTEDGASLVVTNHHILFDGWSMPIFVKELLVLYAADGPIPIPARTYRDYVKWLDERDHTGALDRWADALAGVEEPSLLAPGHKADHEIPAELAVPLADASVIALEAAARDLSVTVNTVVQAAWALVLAAELGRDDVVFGATVSGRPADLTGVEDTLGLFINTLPVRVRVHRDDTVATLLTRVQAQSVDLLDSHHVGLPEVRSRVGAGAGFDTLTVFESYPVDRSALDRNTDIAGLRVRDLHVTDATHYPLTLITVLEPTVRMTLKYAAGTIDPSRAASIVERFRRALNGLTGDPRRPVAQLDLLSENEHARRAAWNRTEHPVAALTLVDLLAAAGDEHAAETAAVFEGKSLTYANFWARVRCLARYLRSIGIGPDDVVGVAMARSLDQLVAVHAVVAAGGAYLPIDPSMPRTRIEHLITTASPSLILGALVDVPVDVVDLESLDLSGFSTAPLDPLPQLRPDHAAYVLFTSGSTGKPKGVTVSHRAIVNRLLWMQHEYPLTSHDVVLHKTPATFDVSVWELFWPLLVGATTVIAEPDGHRDPMYLSGLIHEHGVTTTHFVPSMLELFLTYGTPEQCTSLRQVFASGEALPRAIVDRYHGAIDAELHNLYGPTEAAVDVTYHRTRAGERGPVPIGAPVWNTTVHVLNSLLTPVPVGVTGELYLGGVQLARGYAARPDLTAARFVAADSGRRLYRTGDLVRWSEDGSLQYLGRNDFQVKIRGQRLELGEVESALLAVDGVHSAVAVVHSDRLVAYIVGTADTDAVAAHAERTLPDYMVPSNIVVLDAMPLGITGKLDRTALPDPLVSPESVVAPSGVSEEAVAQIFSDVLDTERVSVTRSWFALGGDSLTATQVIARINAELDSDLGVRDLFEAPTVRLLTTRLGRGVGSHGIVVGPRPDRIPLSPAQHRMWLLNRFDPSSGAYNIAAAFRVVGALDVDALRTGLIDVVGHHEILRTVYPDGPDGPQQVVTSQYPDVTVARTTEPLFDGALYAVAAQGFDVTVAPPLRVAVLEVSPADHVLVVVAHHIAADGWSMNPLARDVMIAYGSRAAGHAPQWTPLPVQYADYALWTLGRLGAEDDPDSIASQQIRYWTAALEGVPERLALPTDRPHPPVASHRGGRLSIDLEPGTVAAMTSMAERTGTTRFMIAHAALAVALSRISGARDITIGNPVAGRGQRELDDLVGMFVGTLVLRSQIEPSDTFTDVLGAVRERDLDAYANADIPFERLVEILQPPRSTAYHPLFQVMLSIEDASPPAVELPNLSVRPLDTAYVAAKFDLHVTVSFSSDAASWSSPATASIEFVYATDVFDADTVARIAERYRTILTTALADPDLPVGDIPVLFADEPPRLQGAPALAHRTLPDLLAGAVMSAGGSALALEAGGVRWTYSELDDAATVLSRRLIRRGVGPEQYVAVALRRGLSSILATWAVAKTGAAFVPIDPTYPAERLAYMLADSAVVLGITDDRHLGSLPNGPTWMSIDDVADVDSDCTPVGDLDRTEMLRSDHPAYMIYTSGTTGQPKGVVVSHRGLVNLVADLVDRFELDNSSRTLHFASPSFDASVLELLLAVGAGSTMVIADADVFGGVELAAALQRVTHAFVTPAALATVDPSDVSETTTIVVGGEACPPALADAWSARLRMFNGYGPTETTIFATIDGPLEPGAPVSIGSTVRGVESVILDDRMHPVPTGTIGELYLAGDGLARGYHRRFGLTATRFVADHRGRRLYRTGDLIRQDKGRYVYIGRRDAQVKVRGFRIELGEIDAVLATYDGVAQSVSAVIGSQVVGYVVPAVGRVLDPELIRQHSRRFLPTHMVPQVIMILEALPRTGPGKIDRAALPAPTVSTRVFVEPATATERIVADAFAVVLDGPSVGAGDDFFALGGTSLSATRVIAHINDAAGTALPVRALFESTTVRSLAVAVDSAERSALPRLVAGPRPSVVPLSFAQMRMWLLNRFDPTSAAYNIAFAVQLNGTVDHEALQLAVDDVLARHESLRTYFPVVDGDPAQVIARNVALDLCPVDVDDSEMLARVAAVIGRGFDVTDGVPLRGVLLRTAPSAHVLVLVVHHISADGLSMTPLARDVALAYGARSHGTPPQWTPLPVQYADFAVWQRQALGSAEDPTSVLAQQIRYWTQTLADLPAVLELPTDRPRPAVASKRGRAVRFSFPEQTTAGVRSLARSTGSSVFMVLHAAYGALLARLTGSNDIPVGTPVSGRGSGALDDVVGMFVNTLVLRLDVDPSRSFTELVAQTRTVDLAAMEHSDVPFERVVEAVAPARSTAHSPLFQALIALETERPKDMQLPGLEITTFPYESEVTRFDLALTVTDSDRLGGSLRYATDLFDEATVGRFADEFTALLDAALADPSAPIGDLAPCQDAVLIGPVDVPARTLGQLIDDAVAARPDAVALRWNGIDYTYREADAYANRLARVLLGYGVGPETVVAVALPRSAESVLCTWAVTRTGAAYLPVDPAYPAERIAHMVADSGAVLGLTSSTARRGLPSEVPWVELDDPATIAELDLAPASAIGAAELFGPVSASTAAYVIYTSGSTGRPKGVVVSHRGLANLAASRRELHRIEPSSRFLHNTSPSFDMAVGEMISALSAAATLVVSPPAILGGAELATFIRDEQITHALMTPSALSTLDPEGLGCLEVLCVGGEACSAELVAKWSPGRLLLNGYGPTEATDISTLGEVRPGEPITLGRPLHGLRAMVLDARLRPVPAGVRGELYVAGPAVARGYHRRSRLTATRFVADPLDPGTRMYRTGDVVRRTADGRLLYSGRADQQVKVRGFRIEPGEIDAALTTHTDVDVAVTLAVPGPAGEQTLVSYVTGTAAPEAVREHARRLLPAHMVPSAVTVIDQIPRTGTGKLDVAALPAPVFGTTGYRPARTAAEIAVVEAFESVLETRRIGLDDNFFDLGGSSLSAMRVIGELRTRSYDIGMQSLLMDASVTAVAERISSDSVDAEELAVLLPLRESGEGAPMFGVHPILGLSWCYAGLGSYIDNPLYGLQTPTPKELPTTLAQLASRYLDEVIRVAPDGPVHLLGWSLGGVIAHEMAAQLAASGRTVASLTLLDAHHGDRGEWAETIPVADLMSGLGLDLAVPDGQVVSLDTAGELLDSVDTGGILGRADIERLIGAAKHNHSLLQRHRPSVYPGDVLYVAAGLDDGDGVGQWYPHVAGSTTVVSAQATHWQMCAPATLAAIGPRIAHELRSTEKKEMTNR
- a CDS encoding alpha/beta hydrolase; protein product: MKAPFPTATVRRLAVMTLAVGLLFGLPAVATADPVTPAAEQDRGPVGTVRGIDKIDDVRWDVLVYSPSMNADIKIQVIRPADSSVPRPTLYMLNGAGAGVDGANWLAKTDIVDFFADKNVNVAMPVGGYLSYYTDWERDDPKLGRNKWQTFLTHELPPVLDEALGANGVNSIGGLSMSAGSVLDLAIQAPGLYRGVASYSGCAQTSDPVTRSFIRALVQLRGGGNTDNMWGPDGDPRWVEHDPLVNAEKLRGLDLFVSNASGLPGPYEVPGNVRPAGSPPLADQVVLGGLIEAGANACAHNLVNRLGELGIPVTTNFPAAGTHSWQYWQDALRASWPTLERSLS
- a CDS encoding PadR family transcriptional regulator, producing MSLPHALLGLLAIESRSGYDLTEALSAEGIGKHAWTAGHTSIYPELNRLDAAGHIEVIERGARGRRTYSITEAGRDELRRWLVETPIRPAVVRNENILRLFLLSALEPEDAIDVLTRILEHAESEAAELRRVREPNRDLVPEGPSAFGHIAAEYGIRADDALADWARWAIDHFQRTIDGGK